TAGGGAGGAGCCTCCAGATACAGAAAGACAAATTGTTACTCCAACAAttggtgccgtctgtgggaatCGAAAAACATTTCGGCCTTAGCCACGTCGTCGAACCAAGAAATCAAGATccctacgaacccagaaatcATGCCACCAAAAGGCAACGGAGTTTCGGGCCCAGTCGCACAGAGCGTCCCTCCGGCGGACGTGAGCGACCAGATCGACAGGATGTGTCGCCTGTTGGAGACGAGCCAGTAGCAGTCCGACGAAGCAATCAAGACATTGGCCGAAGCCGAAGCTAGGCTCGAAGTCGAGATTGCTGAGCTGCGCAGATCTGCTGACACAACACGCAACATCCAAGCCCACGACAATCCTGATTCTGGCAGATCTGAAGTTCCAATCGACCGCGTTAATTCCCCTCATCAAAACATGAACCCAGGTAACGAAAGATCCCAAGGCATCCTGCCATCCTCCGGGGCCGAAGAGCGACGAGCCCCAACCTCTGACACGCATGGGCGGACGGAAGCAGAAACCACCGGATCCGCTTAGCCAGCAGCCGAAATCCGGCCTCAACGCACCACACCTCAAGCCGCGCACGATTCTCCCTCTGAAGGTCGTGTTCCCTCGATCCGATTCTTAGACAATTGGAAAGAAGACATGATGAGGGaaatgatgcagaagttctcATATGGGCGATCAGCCTACGCCACCGAGCATTTGGATCTAGTATCAAGAACCACTGAGAAATCGCCAAAGCCTCGAGACTTCATCATCCCTTCCCTGCCTGCATTCAATGGAAAGGGAGATCCGCTAAACCATTTATTCCAATTTCAACAGAAGATGGCATTAGAAGCTAATAACGAAGCTATTCAGTGCAAAGTCTTTTCAATGACTTTCTCCGGGCCAGCTCTGTTATGGTTCCGACAATTAAAACCCGGGTCGCTCAACAGTTTTAGTGATCTCCGACGGACCTTTTTACAGCAATACAGTGCGAACCGAGAGGCACCCAGAACAATGGTTGATCTCTATCGGATTAAACAGAGGGAGAATGAACATCCGAAAGCATACTTACAGCGTTTCATTGACCTCGTGCATCAAATCCACGATGTCGATCCAATCACCGCAACAAATCTCTTCGTTAAAATCTTGCAGGTGGGATCTCTTTTACATGAGAATCTCACCATGACGCCACCATACGACATGGCAAACGTGCAGACCCGAGCTGAGGGCGTCTTCAGGGTCTTGGAATTTCGAGAACATGCACAGAAGAAGTCTGCACTCATCTCTGCTCCACCAACAAATAAACCTCCGCCACCTGCTAAGGATGACAAGAGGAAGCGGAACCAAACAGATCACACGAAGGAAGGAAAAAGACCAAGACAGGATCGACAGTCATCACGATACCCGTCCTTCGAATACACTGTCCCGCAAGAAGTCATTTATGAAGAAAACAAAGACAGACCTATCTGGCGAGAACCCTACAAAATTACCACTCCTTCTGACAGAAGGGACAAAAGCATATACTGTCTCTTCCACAAAGATCACGGTCATACGATCGCTGAATGCCACAACTTGAACAATCAGATCCAAGCCTTCATGAGGAGTGGGAGGCTTACCCAATACATCAAGGAGACGGGCAGACCCGGCACCTCGCGGCATAATCCCGCTTCTGCCCTCACTCCATAAGCGTCAGACCCCGTGCACGCAGCCTCTGACAGCACGCAGGAGCCTCTTAAGCAAGTCCCTATGATCCACGGGATCGTAGAACTCATTGACAATCAAGAGCATACCACCAAAATCCACAAAAGGATGGAAGAACGAGTGAAGCGATACAAATCATTAGGTCACGCGGTCAATCTCGTCACTTCAGAAGACAGAAGCTATCCAGCCTCTGCAATCACATTCACCGATGATGACCTGAAGGGCGTACACCTACCCCAtgatgatccactcgtcatttcCCTACAGGTTGACTTGCCAGCTGGGTAGAGTTCTAATCGACGGGGGCAGTGGGGTTGACatcctcttctgggaagccttccagaagatGGGGCTAGAGGAGAATCAGATCCGGCCCTCCACCACGTCCATTTTGGGATTCAACAGCCAAAGAGTATATCTGAAGGGCGTCGTTCGATTAACTGTGGTGGCCGCAGAACGCGCCCTGCCAGTAGACTTTCTCATTATAGATTCCACCACAAGCTACAACACCATCATGGGGAGAAATTGGATCCACCGGATGCAGGGGGTAGTCTCAACTCTGCATCAGGTGATGCGGTGTCAATCACTCAATGGGCGCTACACCGTCGACATTAAGGGCTGCCAGAAGCAGGCCAAAAAGTGCTTCCTTACCTTGAAAGAAATAAATAGCTCTGGCGTTGCCTCCCATAACAACTCCCCTGAAAAATAGCAATTACAGCAGGACTTACCAGGAAAAACCCCTCGTTACATTGGATACCTTAGAACAAATATGTCTGGACGACGGTGACCCATCTAAAACAGTGCTAGTAAGCACCAAGATCTCTGAAGAAGAAAGACAAACCCTCACACAATTCCTCAAAACTAGATGGGAACTTTCGCCTGGTCTCCGCACGACATACCCGGAATATACCCCTCCGTCATGAGTCACAACCTAAATATTTCAAATAGCTTCCCACCTGTCAAGCAGAAGCAGAGGAGGTTCGCTCTAGAGGTGAATCAAGTCATACAAGAGGAGGTCCAACGCCTCCTGAGCACAGGCGCAATCGAAGAATGCTTATATCCCAGTTGGCTTGCCAACCCCGTCGTGGTCCCAAAGAAGAATGGGAAAAAGAGAGTATGCATAGACTACACAAATTtaaacaaagcatgccccaaagataGCTACCCTCTGCCGAAGATCGATCAAATGATAGACGCCACGGCAGGATATGAAAGAATGAGCTTCCTCGATgcttactctggatacaatcagatccccaTGAAATCAGAAGATCGAATTCACACGGCTTTCATAACAGAAGGTGgtttatactgctacaaagttatgcccttcggtctAAAGAATGCAGGCGCAACGTACCAAAGGCTGATGCACAAGCTGTTTTCCTCATTgctcgggagaaatatggaggtttatATTGACGACATGGTCATCAAGTCCAAACAAAGCTCTTCACATATAGACGACTTGGCCGAGTGCTTCGACATCCTTGATacttataaaatgaaattaaacccctcTAAATGCGTCTTTGGGGTGTCCTCTGGACATTTCTTGGGGTACGTCGTCAGTCAGAGGGGCATCGAGGCGAACCCAACACAGATTGCGTCCCTCTCAGAAGTCAAAGAGCCCCGAACCATCCAAGACATACAGGCTCTGACGGGCAAAGTAGTAGCATTAAGCCGATTCATATCACGAATGTCTGACCGTTGCCAGCCCTTCTTGCAATGCATAAAGAAATCTACCAACACCACCTGGGGACCAGAGCAAAGA
This genomic interval from Humulus lupulus chromosome 8, drHumLupu1.1, whole genome shotgun sequence contains the following:
- the LOC133795146 gene encoding uncharacterized protein LOC133795146, with the translated sequence MMREMMQKFSYGRSAYATEHLDLVSRTTEKSPKPRDFIIPSLPAFNGKGDPLNHLFQFQQKMALEANNEAIQCKVFSMTFSGPALLWFRQLKPGSLNSFSDLRRTFLQQYSANREAPRTMVDLYRIKQRENEHPKAYLQRFIDLVHQIHDVDPITATNLFVKILQVGSLLHENLTMTPPYDMANVQTRAEGVFRVLEFREHAQKKSALISAPPTNKPPPPAKDDKRKRNQTDHTKEGKRPRQDRQSSRYPSFEYTVPQEVIYEENKDRPIWREPYKITTPSDRRDKSIYCLFHKDHGHTIAECHNLNNQIQAFMRSGRLTQYIKETGRPGTSRHNPASALTP